A section of the Triticum dicoccoides isolate Atlit2015 ecotype Zavitan chromosome 7A, WEW_v2.0, whole genome shotgun sequence genome encodes:
- the LOC119329364 gene encoding avenin-like a4, with protein sequence MKTMFILALIALAATNVVAQLDTTCSHGYGQCQQQPQQQVNTCAALLQQCSPTPYVQSQMWQASGCQVMRQQCCQPLAQISEQARCQAVCSVAHVIMRQQQGQSFSQPQQQQVQSFGQPHQQVPVEITRMVLQTLPSVCSVNIPQYCATTPCSTIFQTPYNIPMAATCVGGTC encoded by the coding sequence ATGAAGACCATGTTCATCCTCGCTCTCATTGCCCTTGCGGCGACCAACGTCGTTGCGCAGTTGGACACTACATGTAGCCATGGCTATGGGCAATgccagcagcagccgcaacagcagGTGAACACATGCGCTGCTCTCCTGCAGCAGTGCAGCCCGACACCATATGTCCAGTCACAGATGTGGCAGGCAAGCGGTTGCCAGGTGATGCGGCAACAGTGCTGCCAGCCGCTGGCCCAGATCTCGGAGCAGGCTCGGTGCCAAGCTGTCTGTAGCGTGGCCCATGTCATCATGCGACAGCAGCAAGGGCAAAGTTTCAGTCAGCCTCAGCAACAACAAGTGCAAAGTTTCGGTCAGCCACATCAGCAGGTTCCGGTTGAGATAACGAGGATGGTGCTTCAGACCCTTCCATCGGTCTGCAGCGTGAACATCCCGCAATATTGCGCCACCACCCCATGCAGCACCATCTTTCAGACCCCCTACAACATCCCTATGGCCGCTACCTGTGTTGGTGGTACCTGCTAA